The following are from one region of the Ignavibacteriota bacterium genome:
- a CDS encoding methionine adenosyltransferase, producing the protein MSFFFTSESVSEGHPDKVSDAISDGILDAIYAHDPYARVACETFVTTGLVLVGGEITTKTYIDVPAIVRQTVEKIGYTKADYKFDSESCSVLNAIHSQSPDIAMGVDTGGAGDQGIMFGYACDQTPELMPMPIVFAHKLVKRLADIRKRNNGLMPYLRPDSKSQVTIEYNDNGKPLRVDAVVISTQHDANTKQSKIKSDVIQNVIKKVIPAKYLDKNTKYFVNPTGRFEIGGPHGDSGLTGRKIIVDTYGGWAPHGGGAFSGKDPSKVDRSATYAARHIAKNVVAAKLAKECLVQVSYAIGVAQPISVFVDTNGTGVISDKAISQMIQKEVDLTPKGIISRLKLRRPIYQKTSAYGHFGRNDKDFTWEKLDLVPIFKKYLKK; encoded by the coding sequence ATGTCGTTTTTCTTTACATCAGAATCAGTTTCTGAAGGTCATCCTGATAAAGTTAGTGATGCAATTTCCGATGGAATTCTTGATGCAATCTATGCTCATGATCCTTACGCAAGAGTAGCTTGCGAAACATTCGTAACAACCGGATTAGTTTTAGTTGGTGGTGAGATTACTACTAAAACCTATATTGATGTTCCGGCAATTGTACGTCAAACAGTTGAAAAGATTGGCTATACAAAAGCAGATTATAAATTTGATTCAGAATCTTGTTCTGTACTTAATGCGATTCATTCACAATCACCGGATATTGCAATGGGAGTTGATACCGGCGGTGCCGGAGATCAGGGAATTATGTTTGGTTATGCCTGTGATCAGACTCCTGAGTTAATGCCGATGCCAATTGTATTCGCACATAAACTTGTAAAAAGGCTTGCAGACATTAGAAAAAGAAATAACGGATTAATGCCTTACCTTCGTCCTGATTCAAAATCACAGGTAACAATCGAATACAATGACAACGGAAAACCATTAAGAGTTGATGCAGTAGTTATTTCGACTCAGCATGATGCAAATACAAAACAAAGTAAAATAAAATCAGATGTAATTCAGAATGTGATTAAGAAAGTAATACCTGCAAAATATCTTGATAAGAATACGAAGTATTTTGTAAATCCAACCGGAAGATTTGAAATTGGCGGACCACACGGTGACAGCGGATTAACAGGAAGAAAAATTATAGTTGATACTTATGGTGGCTGGGCTCCTCATGGTGGTGGTGCATTCTCTGGGAAAGATCCTTCCAAAGTTGATAGAAGCGCTACTTATGCTGCGCGACACATTGCAAAAAATGTAGTTGCTGCAAAACTTGCAAAAGAATGTTTGGTGCAGGTTTCTTATGCAATTGGTGTTGCACAACCAATTTCTGTTTTCGTTGATACAAATGGTACTGGCGTAATTTCCGATAAAGCTATTTCACAAATGATCCAGAAAGAAGTTGATCTAACTCCGAAAGGAATTATTTCAAGATTAAAATTAAGAAGACCAATTTACCAGAAAACTTCGGCTTATGGACATTTTGGAAGAAATGACAAAGATTTTACCTGGGAAAAACTTGATCTTGTTCCAATATTCAAGAAGTACCTAAAAAAATAA
- a CDS encoding DUF561 domain-containing protein gives MKLSTKITELFKIEYPIIQAGMVWASGWKLASAVSNEGGLGLIGSGSMKPDLLREHIQKCRVATDKPFGVNIPLMRRDVDQLVKVTVEEGVKIVFSSAGHPGKFIRQFKESNIKVAHVIPSVKHALKAEEVGCDAVVGEGVEAGGHNGINETTTLSLIPQLVDAVKIPVIAAGGIADGRGILAAFSLGADGVQIGTRFAATIESSAHENYKKKVVEAKDDGTVLAFKKIGLVRMLKNDFAFRALQAEKEGWDEARLMQLLGSKRERSGIFEGDENEGELEAGQSSGLINEILTVKELFKKLLVETSEAQKRNNLLIR, from the coding sequence ATGAAATTATCCACAAAAATTACAGAACTCTTCAAGATTGAATATCCTATTATTCAGGCTGGAATGGTCTGGGCTTCAGGATGGAAATTAGCTTCAGCAGTATCAAATGAAGGTGGTCTCGGTTTGATTGGTTCTGGTTCTATGAAACCTGATCTTTTGAGAGAACATATCCAGAAATGCAGAGTAGCAACTGACAAACCATTCGGTGTAAACATTCCGCTAATGAGGCGTGATGTAGATCAGCTTGTTAAAGTAACTGTTGAAGAAGGTGTTAAAATTGTTTTTAGTTCTGCTGGTCATCCGGGAAAATTTATCAGGCAATTCAAAGAAAGTAATATTAAAGTAGCTCATGTAATTCCATCTGTAAAACATGCTTTAAAAGCTGAAGAAGTTGGTTGTGATGCAGTAGTTGGTGAAGGTGTTGAGGCTGGTGGTCATAATGGGATTAATGAAACAACAACACTTTCTTTGATTCCACAGCTTGTTGATGCAGTAAAAATTCCTGTGATAGCAGCAGGAGGAATTGCTGATGGCAGAGGAATACTTGCTGCATTTTCACTCGGTGCAGATGGTGTGCAAATCGGAACGAGATTCGCCGCGACAATTGAATCTTCAGCTCACGAAAATTATAAAAAGAAAGTTGTTGAGGCTAAAGATGATGGAACTGTACTTGCATTTAAAAAAATCGGACTTGTGAGAATGTTAAAAAATGATTTCGCTTTTCGCGCACTTCAAGCTGAAAAAGAGGGCTGGGATGAAGCCAGGCTAATGCAATTACTTGGTTCAAAAAGAGAAAGATCCGGAATATTTGAAGGTGATGAAAATGAAGGTGAGCTTGAAGCAGGACAAAGTTCCGGATTGATAAATGAAATCCTAACTGTTAAAGAATTATTTAAAAAATTATTGGTTGAAACTTCGGAAGCTCAGAAAAGAAATAACTTGCTGATCCGATAA
- a CDS encoding 4-hydroxy-3-methylbut-2-enyl diphosphate reductase: protein MKKFDIPIHYKSSFITQIKNNRKLDDPRKKDFSPTLLDFGPVKFYLARHFGFCYGVENAIEIAYKTIEQNPGKRIFLLSEMIHNPGVNNDLLSMGIRFIMDTSGNQLIAWEEIKSDDIVIIPAFGTTLEIEKKLNKLGVNPYAFNTTCPFVEKVWNRSEDLGKKDYSIIIHGKHYHEETRATFSHSIQNSPSVIVRNLEETKFLSDVILGIKTEEDFLAYFKGKYSEGFDVRKDLERIGVVNQTTMLAVETQEIADLLKDTMIKKFGVENINRHFADTRDTLCYATNDNQDATYGMLEVEADFAIVVGGYNSSNTTNIVKICQEEIRTYFIDSAERIISENEINHFDVHKQTITFSKNYLPAKYPVEIMITSGASCPDAVVEAVIRRLVSFFENSKDVDTVVNDVLEAI, encoded by the coding sequence ATGAAAAAGTTTGATATACCAATACATTATAAAAGTTCTTTCATCACTCAAATAAAGAACAACAGAAAGCTTGATGACCCGCGTAAAAAAGATTTCTCACCGACGCTGCTTGATTTCGGTCCCGTAAAATTTTATCTCGCCCGTCATTTTGGTTTCTGTTATGGAGTTGAAAACGCAATCGAAATAGCTTATAAAACCATCGAACAAAATCCGGGAAAAAGAATTTTTCTTTTGAGCGAAATGATTCACAATCCCGGCGTTAACAATGATTTGCTGAGTATGGGTATCAGGTTCATTATGGATACAAGCGGGAATCAACTCATTGCCTGGGAAGAGATTAAAAGCGATGACATAGTGATAATACCAGCTTTTGGAACTACTCTTGAAATAGAAAAAAAATTAAATAAGTTGGGTGTAAATCCGTATGCTTTCAACACAACCTGTCCTTTTGTTGAAAAAGTCTGGAACCGCTCAGAAGACCTTGGGAAAAAAGATTATTCTATAATAATCCATGGCAAACATTATCACGAAGAAACAAGAGCAACATTTTCACACTCAATACAAAATTCTCCTTCCGTTATCGTTCGTAATCTTGAGGAAACAAAATTTCTTTCTGACGTAATACTTGGTATAAAAACAGAAGAGGATTTTCTTGCATACTTTAAAGGAAAATATTCTGAAGGATTTGATGTCAGGAAAGATCTTGAAAGAATCGGTGTGGTAAACCAAACAACGATGCTTGCCGTTGAAACGCAGGAGATAGCTGATCTGTTAAAAGATACTATGATAAAAAAATTTGGTGTTGAAAATATTAACAGACATTTTGCTGATACCCGTGATACTTTATGTTATGCAACTAACGATAACCAGGATGCAACTTATGGTATGCTTGAAGTGGAAGCAGATTTTGCAATTGTAGTTGGTGGTTACAATAGTTCAAATACGACAAACATTGTGAAAATTTGCCAGGAAGAAATCAGAACTTACTTTATTGATTCTGCTGAAAGAATAATTTCCGAAAATGAAATCAACCATTTCGATGTGCATAAACAAACAATTACATTTTCAAAAAACTATCTACCTGCAAAGTATCCGGTAGAAATAATGATAACCAGCGGAGCTTCCTGTCCGGATGCTGTTGTAGAAGCAGTGATAAGAAGATTAGTATCGTTCTTTGAAAATTCAAAGGATGTAGATACGGTTGTTAATGATGTTCTCGAAGCGATTTGA